A portion of the Stigmatella aurantiaca DW4/3-1 genome contains these proteins:
- a CDS encoding FAD-dependent oxidoreductase: MSEGNDMEKKTPVVIVGAGPCGLAAACGLRRRGIEATVLDSSTEPGSGSRAILLWPPVLDVLDELGVLPEAEKHGYRPRALCYHTSRKRTIRLPLDMVNGPLVLRQDRTSRLLEAALEKLGGRVERPVRVTEVIPGKESVRVNAEGPGGAQLSYEADWLIGSDGAHSTVRKLLGIDFVGTEFSRSFALAEGQVEGEFDREDAHYYVTPAGVLVVIALPGGEVRLSGALAEGEQLSLEAVQRLLDQRGPGHLRVSNPSVLTTFSAPHRVAASMRSGRCFLAGDSAHVHSPAGGQGLSLGMQDVRNLVWKLAGVIDGRLAPEILDSYDLERRAAAQQVVKSIHQLTRQTLFPPMALRVRNAVLHLLHRAGRLQNILLPSLAGRQIHYPDVLFGGPLSPGPGKQGRRNDALPAAGMQAPAWAPKAVGKNLDGFRLITSGPQDSALAQRAGKLVDGRPSLAEHRHLAENKEGFLLLRPDGYVAASGQATPQLDQAWQRLERLVQQPKALG; the protein is encoded by the coding sequence ATGAGCGAGGGCAATGACATGGAAAAGAAGACTCCCGTCGTGATCGTGGGCGCTGGCCCTTGCGGCCTCGCGGCGGCCTGCGGACTCCGGCGCCGGGGCATCGAGGCGACCGTGCTGGACTCCTCGACGGAGCCAGGCAGCGGCTCACGGGCAATCCTGCTGTGGCCGCCCGTGCTCGACGTTCTGGACGAGCTGGGCGTGCTGCCCGAGGCCGAAAAGCATGGCTACCGCCCGCGCGCGCTGTGCTACCACACCAGCCGCAAGCGGACGATCCGCCTGCCGCTCGACATGGTGAACGGCCCCTTGGTGCTCCGCCAGGACCGCACCAGCCGGTTGCTCGAGGCGGCACTGGAGAAGCTGGGCGGCCGCGTCGAGCGGCCAGTCCGCGTCACCGAGGTCATCCCCGGAAAGGAATCGGTCCGGGTGAACGCCGAAGGCCCTGGCGGGGCCCAGCTGTCGTACGAGGCCGACTGGCTGATCGGCTCCGATGGGGCTCACAGCACGGTCCGCAAGCTGCTGGGGATCGATTTCGTTGGCACGGAATTCTCGCGGTCGTTCGCGCTCGCCGAGGGCCAGGTGGAGGGCGAATTCGATCGCGAAGATGCTCACTATTACGTGACGCCCGCTGGAGTTCTCGTGGTGATCGCCCTGCCTGGCGGAGAGGTCCGGCTCAGCGGGGCGCTCGCCGAGGGTGAGCAACTCAGCCTCGAAGCGGTACAGCGCCTGCTCGACCAGCGAGGCCCGGGGCATCTGCGCGTTTCCAATCCGAGCGTACTCACCACCTTCAGCGCCCCGCATCGAGTCGCCGCGTCGATGCGCAGCGGCCGGTGCTTTCTGGCCGGTGATTCCGCCCACGTTCACTCCCCAGCCGGTGGCCAAGGGCTTTCCCTCGGGATGCAGGACGTTCGCAACCTGGTGTGGAAGCTCGCTGGCGTGATCGATGGCCGACTGGCCCCTGAGATCCTCGACAGCTACGATCTCGAGCGAAGGGCAGCGGCACAGCAAGTGGTGAAGTCCATCCACCAGCTGACCCGCCAGACTCTGTTTCCGCCGATGGCGCTGCGCGTCCGCAATGCCGTGCTGCACCTCCTCCACCGGGCGGGACGCTTGCAGAACATCTTGCTGCCGTCCCTGGCCGGCCGGCAGATTCACTATCCAGATGTGCTCTTTGGGGGGCCGCTGTCCCCGGGGCCTGGCAAGCAGGGACGGCGCAATGACGCCCTGCCTGCTGCGGGAATGCAGGCCCCCGCCTGGGCTCCGAAAGCCGTTGGCAAAAACCTGGACGGCTTCCGCTTGATCACCTCAGGCCCCCAAGACAGCGCGCTGGCTCAACGAGCCGGCAAGCTCGTGGACGGTCGGCCCTCGCTCGCCGAGCACCGTCACCTTGCCGAGAACAAAGAAGGCTTTCTGCTGCTCCGCCCTGACGGCTACGTGGCCGCCAGTGGTCAGGCCACGCCTCAGCTCGATCAGGCATGGCAACGGCTGGAGCGCCTCGTGCAGCAACCCAAAGCGCTGGGCTGA
- a CDS encoding cyclic-phosphate processing receiver domain-containing protein: MISFDHDLGENQGTGYDLAHWLVDQDHDGAIRMLRDFAFNVHSANPVGTANISALLNSYLKSRESGSLKP; this comes from the coding sequence ATGATCAGCTTCGATCATGACTTGGGGGAAAACCAAGGAACTGGCTATGATCTCGCTCACTGGCTGGTGGATCAGGATCACGATGGAGCGATCCGGATGCTGCGGGATTTTGCTTTCAACGTTCATAGCGCTAACCCCGTGGGAACGGCGAACATCTCCGCGCTTCTAAACTCGTATCTAAAATCGAGAGAGAGCGGCTCGCTCAAGCCTTGA
- a CDS encoding dihydrofolate reductase family protein — protein sequence MGLLTFSINITLDGCVDHQEGIADDETHAFFTRLMDEGGAMLWGRVTYEMMESYWPAVARGDEEAPPAMREWAVKLEAKPKYVVSSTRKDFPWTNSHHIVGDLRTGVQKIKDATPADVLLGSGKLATELDRLDLIDEYKFLVHPRIAGHGPTLYQSGLPSTRRLELVSAKPLRSGAVAMHYRRAR from the coding sequence ATGGGACTCTTGACCTTCAGCATCAACATCACCCTGGACGGCTGCGTCGACCACCAGGAGGGAATCGCCGACGACGAGACACACGCCTTCTTCACCCGCCTCATGGACGAGGGCGGGGCGATGCTGTGGGGCCGCGTCACCTACGAGATGATGGAGAGCTACTGGCCGGCGGTCGCCCGCGGCGACGAGGAGGCGCCGCCGGCGATGCGCGAGTGGGCGGTTAAGCTGGAGGCCAAGCCGAAGTACGTGGTGTCGTCGACGCGAAAGGACTTCCCGTGGACCAACAGCCACCACATCGTCGGCGACCTGCGCACGGGCGTGCAGAAGATCAAGGACGCGACCCCGGCCGACGTGCTCCTCGGTAGCGGCAAGCTCGCGACCGAGCTGGACCGGCTGGATCTGATCGACGAGTACAAGTTCCTCGTCCACCCCAGGATCGCCGGCCACGGCCCGACCCTGTACCAGAGCGGGCTGCCCAGCACGCGACGGCTCGAGCTGGTCTCGGCGAAGCCGCTCCGCAGCGGCGCGGTCGCCATGCACTACCGGCGCGCGCGCTGA
- a CDS encoding site-specific integrase, with translation MKTERSREVPVHPVLARVLEEWRQKGWERKQGRAPTADDLVVPSRRGEHRRDPVVHGQLREDLELLGLRGRRVHDTRRTFISLALADGADRDKLAWVTHGPKGDIVSLDTTLPWESLCAEVAKLKVELRPPSTPTGGALPSDDAR, from the coding sequence GTGAAGACGGAGCGCTCTCGCGAGGTGCCGGTCCACCCCGTACTCGCCCGCGTCCTTGAAGAGTGGCGCCAGAAGGGATGGGAGCGTAAGCAGGGGCGCGCGCCCACGGCTGACGACCTCGTCGTTCCCTCCCGGCGTGGAGAGCACCGGCGTGACCCCGTCGTCCACGGGCAGCTCCGGGAAGACCTCGAGCTGCTCGGCCTGCGAGGCCGGCGGGTCCACGACACCCGCCGCACCTTCATCAGCTTGGCGCTGGCGGACGGGGCGGACCGGGACAAGCTCGCCTGGGTCACACACGGGCCGAAGGGGGATATCGTGAGCCTCGACACGACGCTCCCCTGGGAGTCGCTCTGCGCGGAGGTGGCGAAGCTGAAGGTGGAGCTTCGGCCGCCGTCGACGCCGACAGGAGGCGCGCTGCCCTCGGACGATGCCCGGTAG
- the secG gene encoding preprotein translocase subunit SecG — translation MLTFFTIVHVLLCVFMIFVILLQPGKDAGMGSALGGGAATSAFGGRGAVTFLSKLTGVCAALFFLTSLGLSFVGLRSSVAAGPVATPPAAAAPAAAGGTAAPAPAAATPPAAGGTEGTPPSMEQPREAPAPAPSEAAPAQPAP, via the coding sequence ATGCTGACCTTCTTCACGATCGTGCACGTCCTGCTGTGCGTGTTCATGATCTTCGTCATCCTGCTGCAGCCCGGGAAGGACGCGGGCATGGGCTCTGCGCTCGGCGGTGGTGCGGCCACCAGCGCTTTCGGTGGCCGAGGCGCGGTGACGTTCCTCAGCAAGCTGACGGGCGTCTGCGCGGCGCTGTTCTTCCTGACCTCGCTGGGGCTGTCGTTCGTCGGCCTGCGTTCCTCGGTGGCGGCGGGCCCAGTGGCCACGCCTCCGGCGGCAGCGGCGCCCGCGGCGGCGGGAGGCACTGCGGCCCCGGCCCCGGCGGCAGCAACGCCGCCTGCGGCAGGGGGCACGGAAGGAACCCCGCCCAGCATGGAGCAGCCGCGCGAGGCGCCTGCTCCGGCTCCGTCCGAGGCAGCTCCGGCGCAGCCTGCGCCGTAG
- the tpiA gene encoding triose-phosphate isomerase produces MAAEARRKIVAGNWKMNKTVPEALALVRELRGLVSALGDKVELVIAPPFVALHPVAKAIEDSNLKLAAQNCHWEASGAFTGEVAAPMLKEVGCAYVIVGHSERRQFFGETDETVNKRSQAVLKAGMVPIICVGETLAEREANRTLEVVERQVKGALAGFSAADVARFVLAYEPVWAIGTGRTATSAQAQEVHAAIRSQLARLYDGAAAGQVRIQYGGSVKPDNAAELLGQPDVDGALVGGASLKAGDFAAIVKAGA; encoded by the coding sequence ATGGCCGCCGAAGCGCGCCGGAAGATCGTCGCTGGCAACTGGAAGATGAACAAGACCGTCCCCGAGGCGCTCGCCCTGGTGCGAGAGCTGCGGGGGCTGGTCTCGGCGCTGGGTGACAAGGTGGAACTCGTCATCGCGCCCCCCTTCGTGGCACTGCACCCGGTGGCCAAGGCCATCGAGGACTCGAACCTGAAGCTGGCGGCACAGAACTGCCACTGGGAAGCCTCCGGGGCGTTCACCGGCGAGGTGGCCGCGCCGATGCTGAAGGAGGTGGGCTGTGCCTACGTCATCGTCGGCCACTCCGAGCGCCGCCAGTTCTTCGGGGAGACGGATGAGACGGTGAACAAGCGCTCCCAGGCCGTGCTCAAGGCGGGCATGGTGCCCATCATTTGCGTGGGCGAGACGCTGGCGGAGCGTGAGGCGAACCGGACGCTGGAGGTGGTGGAGCGCCAGGTGAAGGGGGCGCTGGCCGGCTTCAGCGCGGCGGACGTGGCCCGGTTCGTTCTGGCGTATGAGCCCGTTTGGGCCATCGGTACAGGCCGTACGGCCACGAGCGCCCAGGCTCAGGAAGTCCATGCGGCCATCCGCTCGCAGCTTGCCCGGCTGTACGATGGGGCGGCGGCGGGGCAGGTGCGGATTCAGTACGGCGGCAGCGTGAAGCCGGATAACGCCGCGGAATTGTTGGGACAACCGGATGTGGATGGGGCTTTGGTGGGGGGCGCGAGCCTGAAGGCGGGCGACTTCGCGGCCATCGTCAAGGCGGGGGCATGA
- a CDS encoding phosphoglycerate kinase: protein MIRYIDDMQLTGKRVFIRVDFNVPLEGRRVTDDTRIREALPTIRRALEMGGKVILASHLGRPKAGPDPKLSLEPAASKLADLLGAKHEVILADDCVGDGVKKQVRELKDGQVLVLENLRFHKEEEANDEAFARELAALADVYINDAFGTAHRAHASTAGMVPFVKEKGAGLLMRKEIEYLGGVLKNPEKPFVAILGGSKVSDKIKVIESLLPKVDALLIGGAMAYTFLKAQGIEVGKSRVEEDKLSLATKILDAAQRLKTAIVLPVDHVVANEPTEKGVKSETPDRAIPADLMGLDIGPKTRAQFNQHIRNAKTVIWNGPMGLFEVEQFAEGTRTVADSMANNRGAVTVIGGGDSAAAVQQMGYGDKMSHVSTGGGASLEFLEGRELPGIKALETK from the coding sequence ATGATCCGCTACATCGATGACATGCAGCTCACGGGCAAGCGCGTCTTCATCCGCGTGGACTTCAACGTCCCGCTGGAGGGCAGGCGCGTGACGGACGACACCCGCATCCGTGAGGCGCTGCCCACCATCCGCCGCGCGCTGGAGATGGGTGGCAAGGTCATCCTGGCCTCCCACCTCGGACGTCCCAAGGCGGGACCGGATCCGAAGCTGTCGCTGGAGCCCGCCGCCTCGAAGCTGGCCGATCTGCTCGGGGCCAAGCACGAGGTCATCCTCGCCGATGACTGCGTGGGCGATGGGGTGAAGAAGCAGGTGCGGGAGCTGAAGGACGGGCAGGTGCTGGTGCTCGAGAACCTGCGCTTCCACAAGGAAGAGGAGGCCAATGACGAGGCCTTCGCGCGCGAGCTGGCGGCGCTGGCGGACGTGTACATCAACGATGCGTTCGGCACCGCGCACCGCGCCCATGCGTCCACCGCGGGCATGGTCCCCTTCGTGAAGGAGAAGGGCGCTGGCCTCCTGATGCGCAAGGAGATCGAATACCTGGGCGGCGTGCTGAAGAACCCGGAGAAGCCCTTCGTGGCCATCCTGGGTGGCTCCAAGGTGAGCGACAAGATCAAGGTCATCGAGAGCCTGCTTCCCAAGGTGGACGCGCTGCTCATCGGTGGTGCCATGGCCTACACCTTCCTCAAGGCGCAGGGCATCGAGGTGGGCAAGAGCCGCGTGGAGGAGGACAAGCTGTCCCTGGCCACGAAGATCCTGGATGCGGCGCAGCGGCTGAAGACGGCCATCGTGCTGCCGGTGGACCACGTGGTGGCCAACGAGCCCACCGAGAAGGGCGTGAAGAGCGAGACGCCGGACCGGGCCATCCCCGCGGACTTGATGGGCCTGGACATCGGGCCGAAGACGCGCGCGCAGTTCAACCAGCACATCCGCAACGCGAAGACCGTGATCTGGAACGGCCCCATGGGCCTGTTCGAGGTGGAGCAGTTCGCGGAGGGGACGCGCACGGTGGCCGACTCGATGGCCAACAACCGGGGCGCGGTGACGGTGATCGGCGGAGGCGACAGCGCCGCGGCCGTGCAGCAGATGGGCTACGGGGACAAGATGAGCCACGTGTCCACCGGTGGCGGTGCGTCGCTGGAGTTCCTTGAGGGCCGCGAGTTGCCGGGCATCAAGGCGTTGGAGACGAAGTAG
- the gap gene encoding type I glyceraldehyde-3-phosphate dehydrogenase gives MATKIAINGFGRIGRCVLRAVLSRKEKDIEVVAINDLDKPSSLAYLLKYDSVHRTWPGEVKATDKGIIVDGHTIAVTAEKDPSVLPWKSLGADIVLECTGRFTAREGAEKHLAAGARKVIISAPAKGPDLTVAYGINHEQYDAKKHHVISNASCTTNCLAPVAKTLLENFGIEKGLMTTVHSYTNDQRVLDLAHEDMRRSRAAALSMIPTSTGAAKAIGEVLPALKGKMHGLAIRVPTPNVSLVDLTVVTTKTVTEDELKAAFRKNAEGSLKGILQYSDDATVSIDFNGNPHSAIFDATNAYVMGDNLVKVMAWYDNEWGFSNRMVDTTKFLASKGF, from the coding sequence ATGGCTACGAAGATCGCCATCAACGGCTTTGGACGCATCGGACGCTGCGTGCTGCGCGCGGTGCTCAGCCGCAAGGAGAAGGACATCGAAGTCGTCGCCATCAACGATCTCGATAAGCCCTCCTCGCTGGCTTACTTGCTCAAGTACGACTCCGTGCACCGCACCTGGCCCGGAGAGGTGAAGGCGACCGACAAGGGCATCATCGTGGACGGCCACACCATCGCCGTCACCGCGGAGAAGGATCCGTCGGTGCTGCCCTGGAAGTCCTTGGGCGCGGACATCGTGCTGGAGTGCACTGGCCGCTTCACCGCGCGCGAGGGGGCCGAGAAGCACCTGGCGGCGGGTGCCCGCAAGGTCATCATCTCCGCGCCGGCGAAGGGCCCGGACCTCACGGTGGCCTACGGCATCAACCACGAGCAGTACGATGCGAAGAAGCACCACGTCATCTCCAACGCCTCGTGCACCACCAACTGCCTGGCGCCGGTGGCCAAGACGCTGCTGGAGAACTTCGGCATCGAGAAGGGCCTGATGACGACGGTGCACAGCTACACCAACGACCAGCGCGTGCTGGACCTGGCGCACGAGGACATGCGCCGCTCGCGCGCGGCTGCGCTCTCGATGATCCCCACCAGCACGGGCGCCGCGAAGGCGATCGGTGAGGTGCTCCCGGCGCTCAAGGGCAAGATGCACGGCCTGGCCATCCGCGTCCCCACCCCGAACGTGTCGCTGGTGGACCTGACGGTGGTGACCACCAAGACGGTGACCGAGGACGAGCTGAAGGCCGCCTTCCGCAAGAACGCCGAGGGTTCGCTCAAGGGCATCCTCCAGTACAGCGATGACGCCACGGTCTCCATCGACTTCAACGGCAACCCGCACTCGGCCATCTTCGATGCCACCAACGCCTACGTCATGGGGGACAACCTCGTGAAGGTGATGGCGTGGTACGACAACGAGTGGGGCTTCTCCAACCGCATGGTGGACACCACCAAGTTCCTGGCGTCCAAGGGCTTCTAG
- a CDS encoding N-acetylmuramoyl-L-alanine amidase, with product MARLRLRHGQVLVFTLLPTLAGAQVPWEDPLDCGLDPPGRVYVPRPGPRAHEVSAGSAAEPARVRRELRDTTREALSGVPQTRVHSGALSGKTVYLSPGHGFYRSAPLARWATQRPNTNDVVEDLVSAETLNQYLLPMLMGAGAVVVPLREPDLNRRMAIVNNGDPGYAEVGDASLFGTSPVPGWGPPSSPMANNVEPFKLGGSRWMTAASQATASASWVPDLPEEGARYVYVAYTADPSRVPDAHFVVRHAGGESHFRINQRRHGGTWVMLGRFYFKKGQDPAKGAVVALNDSTSQGSVSLDAVRFGGGTGFIGDTEMGPLPRPRYEECARYHTQFSGAPAAVFAPSGANRLSNERNDDVTARSRFAAWDHEEGEDAVYVAWHTNASGTGTAYGTEGYVYGPNPVDGTLNFTGVPGSDVMAQALLDELDHDLKARVDPNWRTRKLRSAYFGEVNPAHNPEMPSVLLEVAYHDSVQDAVHLREADFRRVAARALLQGLIKYFAQRDGTPVHLPPEPPTAVVARNKAGGVEVRWEPPSTDSDDVGGHAATAYRVYQSEDGLGWDEGQETAGTTFTLELPVGTTRYFRVAALNAGGESFPSDAVGVRTGAAPPVLIVNAFDRLDASMNLTEDLTPYDLGSPVRVLLEAMNDGSSVRRHGAAVARHAVAFDSATNEAFASGLAEFTGYSLVDWFTGRGGVKGAPPTRMEQDALRAFVSGGGHLLFSGSHAASQLLAGGVEDQAFLADILRASVESGTSSLLVEGQPTQWLASATHLMLDDGTLGGLAVGSPDVLAPAGGGTSVLRYAGTELSAGVASAPGGQVLFLGVPLEGIVSPWRREYVLGTFLARTGLLAVAPAPPGDEPSPPDPGPANQWTAATGNDPRPPDPTPPPYVVDGVPDFYDAADTGCGCGTGGGPVFMAWLSLLVTVQLQRARRRGAHSSR from the coding sequence ATGGCACGCCTCAGGCTCCGGCACGGTCAAGTCCTTGTCTTCACGCTGCTCCCCACGCTGGCGGGAGCCCAGGTTCCCTGGGAGGACCCTCTCGACTGTGGTCTGGATCCCCCCGGGCGGGTTTACGTTCCCCGGCCGGGACCGCGGGCGCACGAGGTGTCTGCAGGGAGTGCCGCCGAGCCGGCCCGGGTTCGCCGTGAGCTCCGGGACACGACGCGGGAAGCCCTCTCGGGAGTCCCCCAGACGAGGGTGCACAGCGGGGCGCTGTCCGGAAAAACGGTCTACCTGAGCCCTGGGCACGGCTTCTATCGAAGCGCTCCCTTGGCGCGCTGGGCGACACAGCGTCCCAACACGAACGACGTGGTCGAGGACCTGGTCTCCGCGGAGACGCTCAACCAGTACCTGCTGCCCATGTTGATGGGGGCGGGGGCCGTGGTGGTGCCGTTGCGGGAGCCCGATCTCAACCGGCGGATGGCCATCGTCAACAACGGGGATCCGGGTTACGCGGAGGTGGGGGACGCGAGCCTCTTCGGCACGTCCCCGGTGCCAGGGTGGGGTCCTCCCTCCTCGCCCATGGCGAACAACGTGGAGCCGTTCAAGCTCGGGGGAAGCCGGTGGATGACCGCCGCTTCCCAGGCGACGGCCTCGGCCTCCTGGGTGCCGGATCTTCCGGAGGAGGGCGCCCGGTACGTTTACGTTGCGTACACGGCGGATCCGTCGCGAGTGCCGGATGCCCACTTCGTGGTGCGGCACGCGGGGGGCGAGAGTCACTTCCGGATCAACCAGCGCCGCCACGGCGGAACGTGGGTGATGCTCGGACGCTTCTACTTCAAGAAGGGGCAGGATCCGGCGAAGGGGGCGGTGGTGGCGCTCAATGACTCCACATCGCAGGGCAGCGTGTCCCTGGATGCGGTGCGCTTCGGAGGGGGAACAGGTTTCATCGGAGACACGGAGATGGGGCCGCTGCCCCGGCCGCGTTATGAGGAGTGCGCGCGCTACCACACGCAGTTCAGTGGCGCGCCGGCCGCGGTGTTCGCCCCCTCGGGTGCGAACAGGCTGAGCAACGAGCGCAACGACGACGTCACCGCGCGGTCGCGCTTCGCGGCCTGGGACCACGAGGAGGGCGAGGACGCCGTCTACGTGGCCTGGCACACCAATGCCTCGGGGACTGGAACCGCCTATGGAACGGAGGGCTACGTCTACGGGCCCAACCCGGTGGACGGCACGCTGAACTTCACGGGGGTTCCCGGCAGTGACGTGATGGCCCAGGCGCTGCTGGATGAGCTGGATCACGATCTCAAGGCCAGGGTGGATCCCAACTGGCGGACGCGGAAGCTGCGCTCGGCCTATTTCGGTGAGGTGAATCCGGCCCACAACCCCGAGATGCCCTCGGTGTTGCTCGAGGTCGCCTACCACGACTCGGTCCAGGATGCGGTGCACCTGCGGGAGGCGGATTTCCGGAGGGTGGCGGCGCGCGCCCTCCTGCAGGGCCTCATCAAGTACTTCGCCCAGCGGGATGGCACGCCGGTCCACCTGCCGCCCGAGCCCCCCACCGCGGTGGTCGCGCGCAACAAGGCCGGAGGGGTGGAGGTTCGCTGGGAGCCTCCCAGCACGGACAGCGACGATGTCGGCGGGCACGCGGCCACTGCCTACCGCGTCTACCAGAGCGAAGATGGCCTGGGGTGGGACGAGGGCCAGGAGACGGCCGGGACCACCTTCACCCTGGAGTTGCCCGTGGGGACCACGCGCTACTTCCGGGTGGCGGCCCTCAACGCGGGCGGCGAGTCCTTCCCCTCGGACGCGGTGGGCGTGCGAACCGGCGCGGCCCCGCCAGTGCTCATCGTCAACGCCTTCGACCGGCTGGATGCCTCCATGAACCTGACCGAGGACCTCACCCCGTATGATCTGGGCTCGCCGGTGCGCGTGCTGCTGGAGGCCATGAACGATGGCTCCTCGGTCCGGCGCCATGGCGCTGCGGTGGCGCGGCACGCGGTGGCCTTCGACAGCGCGACAAACGAGGCCTTCGCCTCTGGGCTCGCGGAGTTCACAGGTTATTCACTTGTGGATTGGTTCACGGGACGCGGGGGCGTGAAGGGTGCGCCCCCCACCCGGATGGAGCAGGACGCGCTCCGCGCCTTCGTGTCCGGAGGGGGACATCTGCTCTTCTCGGGCAGCCATGCCGCCTCTCAGCTCCTCGCTGGGGGCGTGGAGGATCAAGCCTTCCTGGCGGACATCCTCCGGGCCTCGGTGGAGAGCGGCACCTCCTCGTTGCTTGTGGAAGGGCAGCCCACCCAGTGGCTCGCCTCGGCCACCCACCTCATGCTCGATGATGGCACCCTGGGCGGGCTGGCCGTGGGGAGTCCCGATGTGCTGGCCCCCGCTGGAGGGGGCACCTCCGTGCTTCGCTACGCCGGGACGGAGCTGTCCGCCGGGGTGGCCTCGGCACCGGGAGGACAGGTGCTCTTCTTGGGCGTGCCCCTGGAAGGCATCGTGAGCCCGTGGCGCCGGGAATACGTGCTGGGAACCTTCCTTGCGCGCACGGGGTTGCTCGCCGTGGCGCCTGCCCCGCCAGGAGACGAGCCTTCGCCTCCTGACCCTGGACCTGCCAACCAGTGGACCGCCGCCACCGGCAATGACCCTCGGCCGCCAGACCCGACCCCGCCTCCTTATGTGGTGGACGGGGTGCCAGACTTCTACGATGCGGCGGACACCGGTTGTGGTTGCGGAACGGGCGGCGGTCCCGTGTTCATGGCGTGGTTGAGCCTGCTCGTAACTGTGCAGCTCCAACGAGCCCGCCGACGCGGTGCGCATTCCAGTCGTTGA
- a CDS encoding diacylglycerol kinase: MTTPTPLRPQFPHRGSTGLLASFHHAWKGLIHTVVYQRNMRVHLVSGVLVGLVGSGIPLGLAEKVTLIFCVLLIFFAEILNSALEHLVDLAVQQFDEKARLAKDAAAAGVMVLALGTVVIFAALLVHNWGTVLTSGPQIARQVKLGLPFTACVTLLVLPQGRPAWLDWLAFLAAGLLIALQASETASSVFSTLTAGLLVVAGAAARERRRAGAHKKTGTAPVPHPS, translated from the coding sequence ATGACGACCCCCACCCCTCTTCGCCCCCAGTTTCCACACCGTGGGAGCACCGGCCTGCTGGCCTCGTTCCACCATGCGTGGAAGGGCCTCATCCACACCGTCGTCTACCAACGCAACATGCGCGTCCACCTCGTCTCCGGTGTGCTCGTGGGACTGGTGGGCAGTGGCATCCCCCTCGGGCTCGCCGAGAAGGTGACGCTCATCTTCTGCGTCCTCCTCATCTTCTTCGCGGAGATCCTCAACAGCGCGCTCGAGCACCTGGTGGATCTCGCCGTCCAGCAGTTCGATGAGAAGGCGCGCTTGGCCAAGGACGCCGCCGCCGCCGGCGTGATGGTGCTCGCCCTGGGCACGGTGGTCATCTTCGCCGCCCTGCTCGTCCACAACTGGGGCACGGTGCTGACGAGTGGCCCGCAGATCGCCCGCCAGGTGAAGCTGGGACTGCCCTTCACCGCGTGCGTCACGCTGCTCGTGCTGCCTCAGGGCCGCCCAGCCTGGCTGGACTGGCTCGCCTTCCTGGCCGCGGGCCTGCTCATTGCCCTGCAAGCCTCGGAGACCGCCAGTTCGGTGTTCTCGACGCTGACCGCCGGGTTGCTCGTGGTGGCGGGAGCGGCCGCCCGCGAGCGCAGGCGCGCCGGAGCGCATAAAAAAACCGGCACCGCGCCGGTTCCTCATCCCTCTTGA